A DNA window from Rhizobium jaguaris contains the following coding sequences:
- a CDS encoding MATE family efflux transporter, which produces MDHQEHSGRVLPFEVTHRLVLSIAIPMTLGFMTTPLLGLADTAVVGRLGQPDALAGLAIGAVLFDLIFASFNFLRSSTTGLTAQAYGRRDRHEQQAVFWRALLSALGCGLLLLLLSPLLLWLGIKLMGPEGGIADATRTYFSIRMLSGPAALANYAILGFVLGRGQGRIGLLLQTLINGVNIVLAILLGLGLGWGVAGVAWGTLIGEAVGALTGLAIVLRSFSGEPRPARAELLSRAKLTQLFALNRDILIRTFVLIGAFTLMTRIGNTLGAVTLAANAVLMNFFLLSGYYLDGLANAAEQITGRSIGANYRPAFERGVKLTGLWSFGLALAAAAFFFTIGPALIRLLTTSEEVRAAAQSYLPWAAITGLTGALAFLMDGVFIGATWSRDMRNRMLMSFAGYLLALAVFVPTLGNHGLWLAMNAFLLFRGIFLVMGLKKRADQTFRLAQ; this is translated from the coding sequence ATGGATCATCAAGAGCATAGCGGAAGGGTTCTGCCGTTCGAGGTGACGCACCGGCTTGTGCTGTCTATCGCCATTCCGATGACGCTCGGCTTCATGACGACGCCATTGCTCGGCCTTGCCGATACTGCCGTCGTCGGGCGCCTCGGCCAACCCGATGCGCTGGCGGGGCTGGCGATCGGTGCAGTGCTCTTCGATCTCATTTTCGCGAGCTTCAACTTCCTGCGCTCATCGACGACCGGCTTGACGGCGCAAGCCTACGGCCGCCGCGACCGGCATGAGCAGCAAGCGGTTTTTTGGCGGGCGCTCCTTTCCGCGCTCGGATGTGGCCTGCTGCTTCTCCTGTTGTCGCCCCTATTGCTCTGGCTCGGCATCAAGCTCATGGGGCCTGAGGGCGGCATTGCCGATGCAACGCGCACCTATTTCTCGATCCGCATGCTCTCCGGCCCTGCTGCGCTTGCCAACTACGCCATTCTCGGTTTCGTGCTCGGGCGCGGTCAGGGCCGCATCGGGCTTCTGCTGCAGACATTGATCAACGGCGTCAACATCGTCCTCGCAATCCTGCTCGGCCTGGGGCTCGGCTGGGGCGTCGCCGGTGTCGCCTGGGGCACATTGATCGGTGAGGCGGTGGGCGCACTCACGGGTCTTGCGATCGTGCTGCGCAGCTTTTCGGGCGAACCGCGGCCCGCCCGCGCCGAGCTGCTCTCGCGCGCCAAGCTCACGCAACTCTTCGCGCTCAACCGCGATATCCTAATCCGCACCTTCGTGCTGATCGGCGCTTTCACGCTGATGACACGCATCGGCAACACGTTAGGCGCGGTAACGCTCGCTGCCAACGCCGTGTTGATGAACTTCTTTCTGCTTTCCGGCTATTACCTCGACGGGCTGGCGAATGCCGCCGAGCAGATCACCGGCCGCTCGATCGGAGCCAATTACCGCCCGGCCTTCGAGCGCGGGGTGAAGCTGACCGGGCTTTGGTCCTTCGGGCTGGCGCTTGCCGCTGCCGCGTTCTTCTTCACCATCGGCCCGGCGCTGATCCGCCTGCTGACGACCTCGGAAGAGGTGCGCGCCGCCGCCCAAAGCTACCTGCCCTGGGCCGCCATCACCGGGCTGACCGGCGCGCTCGCCTTCCTGATGGACGGCGTCTTCATCGGCGCCACGTGGTCGCGCGACATGCGCAATCGCATGCTGATGTCGTTTGCCGGCTACCTTTTAGCACTTGCGGTCTTTGTGCCTACCCTCGGCAATCACGGCCTATGGTTGGCCATGAACGCCTTCCTGCTGTTCCGCGGCATTTTCCTCGTCATGGGGCTGAAAAAGCGGGCCGATCAGACGTTTCGGCTGGCCCAATGA
- a CDS encoding DUF2735 domain-containing protein translates to MAISSHRETAKIYQFPITARPIPAGRREKVNLTPDIGPSICTAAFDSWYHEAAIAESDQTRKQ, encoded by the coding sequence ATGGCGATCAGTTCCCATCGCGAAACGGCAAAGATCTATCAGTTTCCCATCACAGCTCGCCCAATCCCTGCCGGCCGACGCGAGAAAGTAAACCTAACTCCCGACATAGGCCCAAGCATCTGCACGGCCGCCTTCGATAGCTGGTATCACGAAGCAGCGATCGCGGAGTCCGACCAGACCCGCAAGCAGTAA
- a CDS encoding methyltransferase: MLPSQLSSGDVIADRRADYAKMLAESGEPASAAELMEQALELTPGWAAGWYTLATYREKAGNTQGAVEALNQVLALDAGDVFGARLKLTVLGAIDMPDQPPSRYVERLFDDYADRFETSLIEKLGYTVPQKLAALIAATTGMPVHFRLAVDLGCGTGLFGPEVRTRVDRLEGFDLSKGMLAKAAEKDVYDHLGQADLSLEPDLSGVFDAGLTPGRADLITAADVLMYLGNLHGVMAIVRKLAVDDAVFAFSVEDAQQPAGYVLRDSLRFAHSEAYVREILAGHDFVVQDLARSVIRMDAGKPVHGILFITRKSA; the protein is encoded by the coding sequence ATGCTGCCGAGCCAGCTTTCCTCCGGCGACGTCATTGCCGACCGCCGCGCCGACTATGCGAAGATGCTTGCCGAAAGCGGCGAGCCGGCTAGCGCTGCCGAATTGATGGAGCAGGCGCTGGAGCTGACGCCGGGCTGGGCGGCCGGCTGGTATACTCTCGCAACCTATCGCGAAAAGGCGGGGAATACGCAAGGTGCCGTCGAGGCGCTGAACCAGGTCCTGGCCCTCGACGCCGGCGATGTCTTCGGCGCCCGGTTGAAGCTTACGGTTCTGGGGGCGATCGATATGCCGGATCAGCCACCGAGCCGCTATGTCGAGCGGCTGTTCGATGACTATGCCGACCGGTTCGAGACATCGCTGATCGAAAAGCTCGGCTACACCGTGCCGCAAAAGCTCGCAGCTCTGATCGCCGCTACGACCGGCATGCCCGTGCATTTCCGTCTTGCCGTCGATCTCGGCTGCGGTACCGGTCTGTTCGGTCCGGAAGTCCGCACGCGGGTCGATCGGCTGGAAGGATTTGATCTGTCGAAAGGCATGCTCGCGAAGGCGGCCGAAAAGGATGTCTACGACCACCTCGGCCAGGCCGATTTGTCGCTGGAACCGGATCTATCAGGCGTTTTCGATGCCGGGCTCACCCCGGGCCGCGCGGATCTGATCACTGCCGCCGACGTGCTTATGTATCTGGGTAATCTGCATGGCGTGATGGCGATCGTCCGCAAGCTGGCGGTCGATGACGCCGTCTTTGCTTTTTCGGTGGAGGATGCGCAGCAGCCGGCGGGTTATGTGCTGCGCGATTCCCTGCGCTTTGCTCATTCGGAGGCCTATGTGAGGGAGATATTGGCTGGTCACGACTTTGTCGTGCAGGACCTGGCCCGTAGCGTCATTCGCATGGATGCCGGAAAACCGGTCCATGGCATTCTGTTCATTACCCGCAAATCGGCCTGA
- a CDS encoding quinone-dependent dihydroorotate dehydrogenase, translated as MIGALRDLGRRGLFMFDPETAHGMSIAALKSGLVPACRTDADPRLRQTVAGLDFANPLGMAAGYDKNAEVPEALLKLGFGFTEIGTVTPKPQPGNPRPRIFRLVEDEGVINRLGFNNEGHEAAFRRLQPIRGKGIIGVNIGANKDSADRIADYVAGIRRFYSVARYFTANISSPNTPGLRDLQARESLSALLLAVLAARDEEAAKTGRRIPVFLKIAPDLTEEGMDDIAAEVLAHALDGLIVSNTTLSRDGLRDQVQAQEAGGLSGKPLFEKSTVVLAKMRRRVGAALPIIGVGGVSSAETTLEKIKAGADLVQLYSCMVYEGPGLPGRIVTGLSKLLDRERVGSIRELRDSRLDHWASRNV; from the coding sequence GTGATCGGCGCCCTTCGCGATCTTGGCCGGCGCGGCCTTTTCATGTTCGATCCCGAGACAGCGCATGGCATGTCGATAGCGGCGCTGAAATCCGGTCTCGTTCCGGCATGCCGGACCGACGCCGATCCGCGTCTCCGTCAGACCGTGGCCGGGCTGGATTTCGCCAATCCGCTCGGCATGGCTGCAGGCTATGACAAGAACGCCGAGGTGCCGGAAGCGCTGTTGAAGCTCGGCTTCGGCTTTACCGAGATCGGCACGGTGACCCCAAAGCCGCAACCCGGCAATCCGCGCCCGCGCATCTTCCGTCTGGTCGAGGACGAGGGCGTCATCAATCGCCTCGGCTTCAACAACGAAGGCCATGAGGCGGCTTTCCGGCGTCTTCAGCCGATCCGCGGCAAGGGCATCATCGGCGTGAACATTGGCGCCAATAAGGATAGTGCCGACCGCATCGCCGATTACGTCGCCGGCATCCGCCGTTTCTATTCCGTCGCGCGCTATTTTACCGCCAATATCTCTTCACCTAACACGCCGGGCCTGCGCGACCTGCAGGCGCGCGAAAGCCTTTCAGCGCTGTTGTTGGCAGTCCTTGCCGCCCGCGACGAAGAGGCGGCGAAGACGGGCAGAAGAATTCCGGTCTTCCTGAAGATCGCGCCGGATCTGACCGAGGAGGGCATGGACGACATTGCCGCCGAAGTTTTGGCGCACGCGCTGGACGGATTGATCGTCTCGAACACCACGCTTTCGCGCGACGGCTTGAGGGATCAGGTTCAGGCACAGGAAGCCGGCGGCCTCTCGGGAAAACCGCTCTTCGAAAAATCGACGGTGGTACTCGCAAAGATGCGCCGACGCGTCGGCGCCGCTTTGCCGATCATCGGCGTCGGCGGCGTTTCATCGGCCGAAACGACGCTGGAAAAGATCAAGGCCGGCGCCGATCTGGTGCAGCTCTATTCATGCATGGTCTACGAAGGCCCCGGTCTGCCGGGCCGCATCGTTACCGGCCTGTCGAAGCTGCTCGACCGCGAGCGTGTCGGCTCGATCCGCGAGCTGCGGGACAGCAGGCTCGATCATTGGGCCAGCCGAAACGTCTGA
- a CDS encoding CAP domain-containing protein, translating into MIPKVSLSTRRHALRLTGLALAAIVASCATPPTHVSNTPANDETASALPLVNSLRAKNGLPPLKVDSAASNAAIYQAKRMADAGKMEHLIGIGDNFGKRVKASGVKLPAAENIAEGQRDVNAAVTAWINSPKHLHNMLGNYNGLGVALAYNPSSSDKPYWSMVLSSN; encoded by the coding sequence ATGATCCCTAAAGTTTCGCTTTCCACGCGGCGCCACGCACTGCGTCTCACCGGCCTTGCGCTTGCTGCCATCGTCGCGAGTTGCGCCACGCCACCCACCCATGTCTCCAACACGCCCGCCAACGACGAGACCGCTTCCGCCCTGCCGCTCGTCAACTCGTTGCGTGCCAAGAACGGGCTGCCGCCGCTCAAGGTCGATTCGGCTGCCAGCAACGCAGCAATCTACCAGGCCAAGCGCATGGCCGATGCCGGCAAGATGGAACACCTGATCGGTATCGGCGACAACTTCGGCAAGCGCGTCAAGGCAAGCGGTGTCAAGCTGCCGGCCGCCGAAAACATTGCGGAAGGTCAGCGCGACGTGAATGCCGCTGTGACGGCCTGGATCAATTCGCCGAAGCATTTGCACAACATGCTCGGCAATTATAACGGCCTCGGCGTCGCTCTCGCCTATAACCCCTCTTCCAGCGACAAGCCCTATTGGTCCATGGTGCTCTCTTCGAATTGA
- a CDS encoding DUF6460 domain-containing protein, giving the protein MSDQVNRFLGDSPGRTLVKLIIVSLIVGFVMKFFGWRPMDFLYGFRRFVLDLWHSGFAALGEFGDYLMLGATIVIPLFIILRLFNHSR; this is encoded by the coding sequence ATGTCCGATCAGGTGAACAGGTTCCTGGGCGACTCGCCCGGTCGCACACTCGTGAAGCTCATCATCGTGTCGCTGATCGTCGGTTTCGTGATGAAATTCTTCGGCTGGCGTCCGATGGATTTTTTATATGGCTTTCGCCGCTTCGTTCTTGATCTCTGGCACAGCGGTTTTGCCGCGCTCGGCGAGTTCGGCGATTATCTGATGCTCGGCGCCACGATCGTCATTCCGCTCTTCATTATCCTCCGCCTCTTCAACCACAGCCGCTAA
- a CDS encoding transporter substrate-binding domain-containing protein yields MPVCLSFLGSVARLTAGAVLIALSLAMPLPAQEPPPGLPILFDSRERLPKPDLSSLVRLRFLTSVDFPPFNFADQNGKLAGFHVDLAREICGELGILDKCQIQALPFDELQGALANSQGDAVIAGVAVTPELRKNFAFSRPFLMLPARFVRNLKASIGGTTAAALAGHSVGVVKGTAHEAMLTAFFPVIKQVPFDDKDALLAAVKDGKVDAAFADGLQLSFWVSSPSAEKCCALLDGPYLSQQFLGEGMTIMLRQQDADLTAAINHALATLSRDGRLQEIYLRYFPYGLY; encoded by the coding sequence ATGCCTGTTTGCCTTTCGTTTTTGGGATCGGTGGCAAGGCTTACGGCAGGCGCGGTGCTGATCGCCCTGTCTTTAGCCATGCCTCTTCCCGCGCAAGAGCCGCCGCCCGGCCTGCCGATCCTGTTCGATTCACGCGAGCGATTGCCGAAGCCGGATCTTTCCTCGCTGGTCAGGCTGCGCTTCCTGACGTCCGTCGATTTCCCGCCCTTCAATTTCGCCGATCAGAACGGAAAGCTCGCCGGCTTCCATGTCGATCTTGCCCGCGAGATCTGCGGCGAGCTTGGTATATTGGACAAATGTCAGATCCAGGCGCTGCCATTCGATGAACTGCAGGGCGCGCTTGCCAATTCGCAGGGTGATGCGGTGATAGCCGGCGTTGCAGTGACGCCCGAGCTGCGCAAGAACTTTGCCTTCTCACGCCCCTTCCTGATGTTGCCCGCTCGATTTGTCCGCAATCTCAAGGCGTCGATCGGAGGCACGACGGCGGCCGCACTCGCCGGCCACTCGGTGGGTGTGGTCAAGGGAACGGCACATGAGGCGATGCTTACCGCCTTTTTCCCTGTGATTAAGCAGGTTCCCTTCGACGATAAGGACGCGCTTTTGGCGGCAGTCAAGGATGGGAAGGTCGACGCCGCTTTTGCCGATGGGCTGCAACTGTCCTTCTGGGTGTCCTCGCCCTCAGCCGAAAAATGCTGTGCGCTGCTTGATGGACCTTATCTTTCGCAGCAATTCCTCGGCGAGGGGATGACCATCATGTTGCGCCAGCAGGACGCCGATCTGACGGCCGCCATCAATCACGCGCTGGCGACACTGTCACGTGACGGCCGGCTCCAGGAAATCTATCTGCGGTATTTCCCTTACGGACTTTACTGA
- a CDS encoding thermonuclease family protein has protein sequence MRRDIWLASLVGVIIGSWLTLIAVQVEEHGFGPNKAETRIETESHTAVTAPTPTETAKADTIPTTTAPSQTPADTAKQEATPAGETKPDDKISVPPAAIAEQTPPAAPSITAPGTIDDGNQSPPTTSAATVSASPPTVAPTSTPEDTAKALLATSADQIDKGNADVAAQPPKQTDSKASTELEQRKTTPADQSEAQSAQATPRKTNTTPESEKAEPDSSNQTNAGRGPADQVDREQAAAAHRTVPNEPPSQKASAGSDEKPSEQVKPVELVRPFSDRAGILTIAGKNVQLPGIIPTDVDRMCTGPNGKSWPCGAAARTAFRMYLRGRTIDCDLPSPTWQGTVTGACRYVRVDLSEWLVRFGWAEPEAGSPLVALAEQAKQQKRGIYGDDPRAGGKSTLGPPPAKENPLNPI, from the coding sequence ATGCGTCGTGATATTTGGCTGGCAAGTTTGGTGGGTGTGATCATCGGTTCATGGCTGACACTGATTGCCGTGCAAGTCGAGGAGCATGGTTTCGGGCCGAACAAAGCCGAGACCAGAATCGAAACGGAGAGCCATACAGCGGTGACCGCACCGACGCCGACGGAAACAGCCAAGGCCGACACCATTCCGACAACGACCGCTCCGAGCCAGACGCCTGCCGATACAGCCAAGCAGGAGGCAACGCCCGCGGGCGAGACAAAGCCGGACGACAAAATCTCGGTGCCGCCTGCCGCCATTGCCGAGCAAACGCCACCGGCCGCACCAAGCATCACAGCTCCGGGGACGATCGACGACGGCAACCAATCGCCGCCGACGACGTCAGCTGCAACAGTATCCGCCTCGCCCCCCACCGTAGCCCCGACATCGACACCGGAAGACACGGCGAAAGCTCTTCTCGCCACCAGCGCGGATCAAATCGACAAGGGCAACGCTGACGTTGCCGCGCAGCCGCCAAAGCAAACTGACAGCAAGGCATCGACGGAATTGGAGCAGCGGAAGACAACCCCAGCGGATCAGAGCGAAGCGCAATCGGCGCAGGCGACTCCGCGAAAGACGAATACGACGCCGGAGTCGGAAAAAGCAGAGCCGGATTCTTCGAACCAAACCAATGCGGGCCGAGGGCCGGCCGATCAGGTGGACAGAGAGCAGGCGGCCGCGGCCCACCGAACCGTACCCAACGAACCGCCATCGCAGAAAGCTTCGGCCGGCAGCGATGAAAAGCCAAGCGAGCAGGTAAAGCCGGTGGAGCTGGTGCGGCCATTTTCTGACCGCGCCGGCATACTGACCATCGCCGGCAAGAACGTGCAGCTCCCCGGCATCATTCCGACCGATGTCGACCGGATGTGCACCGGGCCGAATGGCAAGAGCTGGCCCTGCGGAGCCGCGGCGCGTACCGCTTTCCGCATGTATCTCCGCGGCCGCACCATCGACTGCGACCTGCCGAGCCCGACCTGGCAAGGTACGGTGACCGGCGCCTGCCGCTATGTTCGCGTCGATCTCAGCGAATGGCTGGTGCGTTTCGGCTGGGCCGAACCCGAAGCAGGATCGCCGTTGGTCGCCCTTGCGGAGCAGGCAAAGCAGCAGAAACGCGGCATCTATGGCGACGATCCGCGAGCGGGCGGAAAATCAACGCTCGGGCCTCCCCCAGCCAAGGAAAATCCGCTCAATCCGATCTGA
- a CDS encoding DUF952 domain-containing protein: MMTAMPVVYKIVPDTLWQQARQTGVFDGAAIDLTDGFIHFSTARQARETAARHFADQTGLLLVAIDGDALGDKLVFERSRGGDLFPHLYAPLPLSAVLWEKPLPLGPDGAHVFPEMPE, encoded by the coding sequence ATGATGACCGCGATGCCAGTGGTTTACAAGATCGTGCCGGATACGCTGTGGCAGCAAGCCAGACAAACCGGGGTTTTTGATGGCGCAGCGATCGATCTGACCGATGGTTTCATCCATTTCTCGACGGCAAGGCAAGCCAGGGAAACGGCGGCGCGGCATTTCGCCGACCAGACCGGCCTCCTGCTGGTGGCGATCGACGGCGACGCGCTCGGTGACAAGCTGGTCTTCGAGCGCTCTCGCGGCGGCGATCTCTTCCCCCATCTCTATGCGCCGCTGCCGCTTTCGGCGGTGCTTTGGGAAAAGCCGCTGCCGCTCGGTCCCGACGGTGCGCATGTGTTTCCGGAGATGCCGGAGTGA
- a CDS encoding S24 family peptidase → MLSHEQIWSAIDRLAERHALTASGLARRAGLDPTSFNKSKRLSQDGRLRWPSTESIAKVLDATGASMEQFLSFMRSVDGPGGTSDRALPPPASPIPLLGFAQAGAGGFFDDGGFPVGQGWDMVEFPATPGQRGGVYALEVQGESMLPLYRDGDVLIVEPGAQIRRNDRVVVKTREGEVMAKVLLRQSARSIELLSLNPEHPNRSFDLADVEWIARIIWASQ, encoded by the coding sequence ATGCTGTCACATGAGCAGATATGGAGCGCAATCGACAGGCTTGCCGAACGGCATGCCCTGACAGCGTCCGGTCTTGCCCGTCGCGCCGGCCTCGATCCCACCTCATTCAATAAGTCGAAGCGGCTGAGCCAGGACGGGCGCCTGCGCTGGCCGTCGACGGAATCGATCGCCAAGGTGCTTGACGCGACCGGGGCCAGCATGGAGCAGTTTCTAAGCTTCATGCGCTCGGTGGATGGACCCGGCGGCACGTCCGATCGCGCTTTGCCCCCGCCGGCAAGCCCTATCCCGCTGCTCGGCTTCGCGCAGGCCGGTGCCGGAGGCTTTTTCGACGACGGCGGCTTTCCGGTCGGCCAGGGCTGGGACATGGTGGAATTTCCGGCGACACCTGGGCAAAGGGGCGGTGTCTACGCGCTCGAGGTGCAGGGCGAAAGCATGTTGCCACTCTATCGTGACGGCGACGTGCTGATCGTCGAGCCGGGCGCACAGATCAGACGCAATGATCGGGTTGTGGTCAAGACCCGCGAGGGTGAAGTCATGGCCAAGGTGCTATTGCGACAGAGCGCTCGGTCGATCGAACTGCTGTCGCTCAACCCGGAACATCCGAATCGTAGCTTCGACCTTGCGGATGTAGAGTGGATTGCGCGCATCATTTGGGCCAGCCAATAG
- a CDS encoding YitT family protein, translating to MANVKSAFGVWNTSATRHSWAEDIQGILSGSLISSLGLFCLSIAGLLTGSTAGIAFLLHYAIGVNFGLAFFVVNLPFFYLSLKQLGPVFTIKTFIAIALTSLFTNLQPLLFDVAHINALWSALLGGILLGFGLLALYRHRASLGGVGILGIYLQERFGIRAGLVQLGVDMCVLAVAFTVTTPSVVICSVLGAIALNLFVAINHRSDRYIAL from the coding sequence ATGGCGAACGTGAAGAGCGCTTTTGGCGTCTGGAATACATCCGCGACCCGGCATTCATGGGCCGAGGACATTCAGGGCATATTGTCCGGCAGCCTGATTTCGTCGCTCGGGCTGTTCTGCCTTTCAATCGCGGGTCTTCTGACAGGCAGCACCGCCGGCATCGCTTTCCTGCTGCATTATGCGATCGGCGTGAATTTCGGTCTGGCCTTCTTCGTGGTCAATCTGCCGTTCTTCTATCTGTCGCTGAAACAATTGGGCCCGGTCTTCACCATCAAGACCTTCATCGCCATCGCGCTGACCTCGCTGTTCACCAATTTGCAACCGCTCTTGTTCGATGTAGCTCACATCAATGCTCTGTGGTCGGCGCTGCTCGGCGGCATCCTGCTCGGCTTCGGGCTGCTCGCGCTCTATCGTCACCGCGCCAGCCTCGGCGGCGTCGGTATCTTGGGCATCTATCTGCAGGAACGTTTCGGGATACGTGCCGGGCTTGTCCAGCTGGGGGTCGACATGTGCGTGCTCGCTGTCGCCTTTACGGTGACCACGCCCTCCGTGGTCATCTGCTCCGTGTTGGGCGCAATCGCGCTCAATCTCTTCGTCGCGATCAACCATCGGTCGGATCGCTACATCGCGCTCTGA
- a CDS encoding methyl-accepting chemotaxis protein yields the protein MFRNLKIKTKMFAVILFLGIISFAGLLYIVNEFRKADQAYSAFLDNEAVAAYMGTRSSTSILNSVLQASLMLNFDPDSAAFKAIAGDKSRFSEAKNRLKQAESLVPSQKAQMDEILAGMDELEALTNKVIDLRKSGDVGGAEAGMADVSDKLSALVGKMQENNNGLTDRLNKGADALSAHINTAIDYSLVILGTLTLLAMALGVYVAQTGIATPLTRLHRRMVTLAGGDTTSEIDGLDRRDEIGQMASAVSVFRDNAIERTRLEAQAEADRNLSDNERAEHEAQRAAEAAHLQQAVQALGDGLKRLAEGDLVTRINTQFVAHLDQLRQDFNNSLSKLNEAMQAVGANARAINAGANEIRGSADELSKRTEQQAASVEETAAALEQITTTVKDAAKRAEEASQLVAHTRAGAERSGEIVRNAVSAMQQIEKSSSEIGNIIGVIDDIAFQTNLLALNAGVEAARAGEAGKGFAVVAQEVRELAQRSANAAKEIKSLITASGTHVQTGVNLVGETGKALDAIVSEVQEINRHVHAIAEASREQSAGLQEINTAVNAMDHGTQQNAAMVEESTAASHSLATEAASLTALLGQFRMTGTEGGNVSAASSNYAPRASARPAPRPTAAPVRAVEGAKARPAPSPARALGQKLMSAFGGGSQAAAAPAKDADWTEF from the coding sequence ATGTTCAGGAACCTGAAAATCAAAACCAAAATGTTCGCCGTGATCCTGTTTCTCGGGATCATCTCCTTCGCCGGGCTGCTTTACATCGTCAACGAATTCCGCAAGGCGGACCAGGCCTACAGCGCCTTCCTCGACAATGAGGCTGTCGCCGCGTACATGGGCACCCGCTCAAGCACATCCATTCTGAATTCGGTGCTGCAGGCGAGCCTGATGCTGAATTTCGATCCCGACAGCGCGGCCTTCAAGGCGATTGCCGGCGACAAAAGCCGCTTTAGCGAGGCCAAGAACCGATTGAAGCAGGCCGAAAGTCTGGTTCCTTCGCAAAAGGCGCAAATGGATGAGATCCTCGCCGGCATGGACGAGCTGGAAGCGCTGACGAACAAGGTGATCGACCTGCGTAAGAGCGGCGACGTGGGAGGCGCAGAAGCAGGCATGGCCGACGTGAGCGACAAGTTGAGCGCGCTCGTTGGCAAGATGCAAGAGAACAACAATGGGTTGACCGACCGGTTGAATAAGGGCGCCGATGCCCTGTCTGCCCACATCAATACCGCGATCGACTACTCGCTTGTCATTCTCGGCACTCTGACGCTTCTCGCCATGGCCCTTGGCGTCTATGTCGCGCAGACGGGCATCGCCACGCCCTTGACGCGGCTGCATCGCCGCATGGTGACGCTCGCCGGCGGTGATACGACGAGCGAGATCGACGGTCTTGACCGTCGTGACGAGATCGGCCAGATGGCTTCGGCAGTTTCGGTTTTCCGCGACAACGCCATCGAACGTACCCGCCTGGAAGCGCAAGCCGAAGCCGATCGCAATCTCAGCGACAACGAGCGCGCCGAACACGAGGCGCAGCGGGCGGCCGAAGCTGCGCATCTGCAACAGGCAGTGCAGGCGCTTGGCGATGGCCTGAAGCGCCTCGCGGAGGGTGATCTCGTCACCCGCATCAATACGCAGTTCGTTGCCCATCTCGACCAGTTGCGGCAGGATTTCAACAATTCGCTCAGCAAGCTGAACGAAGCCATGCAGGCAGTCGGCGCCAATGCGCGCGCCATCAATGCCGGCGCCAATGAAATCCGCGGCTCCGCCGACGAACTTTCCAAGCGCACCGAACAGCAGGCCGCATCCGTTGAAGAGACCGCCGCCGCCCTTGAGCAGATCACCACGACGGTCAAGGACGCCGCCAAGCGGGCGGAAGAAGCCAGCCAGCTCGTCGCCCACACGCGTGCCGGCGCCGAACGGTCGGGCGAGATCGTCCGCAATGCCGTCAGCGCCATGCAGCAGATCGAGAAATCCTCGTCCGAGATCGGCAATATCATCGGCGTGATCGACGACATCGCGTTCCAGACCAACCTTCTCGCCTTGAATGCAGGTGTCGAAGCAGCGCGCGCCGGCGAAGCCGGCAAGGGCTTTGCGGTCGTCGCACAAGAAGTGCGCGAACTGGCACAGCGCTCGGCCAACGCCGCCAAGGAGATCAAATCGCTGATCACGGCATCCGGCACGCATGTGCAGACCGGCGTCAACCTGGTCGGGGAGACCGGCAAGGCGCTCGACGCCATCGTCTCCGAAGTTCAGGAGATCAACCGGCATGTGCACGCGATCGCCGAAGCGTCGCGCGAACAATCGGCCGGCCTGCAGGAGATCAACACCGCGGTGAACGCAATGGATCATGGCACGCAGCAGAATGCCGCCATGGTCGAGGAAAGCACCGCCGCCAGCCATAGCCTGGCAACGGAGGCCGCCTCGCTGACCGCCCTGCTCGGCCAGTTCCGCATGACCGGAACCGAGGGCGGCAATGTTTCGGCAGCTTCATCGAACTACGCGCCGCGCGCCTCCGCTCGCCCCGCGCCGCGGCCCACCGCAGCACCGGTGCGCGCTGTCGAAGGGGCGAAGGCACGCCCTGCTCCCTCACCGGCCCGCGCGCTCGGCCAAAAGCTGATGAGCGCTTTCGGCGGCGGCAGCCAGGCAGCCGCTGCTCCGGCAAAGGATGCGGACTGGACGGAGTTCTGA
- a CDS encoding tellurite resistance TerB family protein — translation MNKPLSAHEALIYVMVIASAVDRTMNDKELGRIGELIHALPVFDGFDDERLISVSRDCAKLLAGSEGLDIVLETVRDTLPARLYDTAYALAVEVASADFSVKAEELRLLSLLRDRLGLDKLTCAAIERSAIARYRKG, via the coding sequence ATGAACAAGCCGCTTTCCGCTCATGAAGCCCTGATCTACGTCATGGTGATCGCATCTGCCGTCGATCGGACAATGAACGACAAGGAATTGGGACGGATTGGCGAGCTGATCCACGCACTGCCGGTTTTCGATGGTTTCGATGACGAGAGGCTGATCTCCGTTTCGCGCGATTGCGCCAAGCTTCTCGCCGGCAGCGAAGGGCTCGATATCGTGCTGGAAACAGTGCGCGACACCTTGCCCGCGCGGCTCTATGACACCGCCTATGCGCTTGCCGTCGAGGTTGCCTCAGCCGATTTCTCGGTCAAGGCCGAGGAACTGCGCTTGCTCAGCCTGCTGCGCGATCGTCTTGGTCTCGACAAGCTCACCTGCGCCGCGATCGAGCGCAGCGCCATTGCCCGCTACCGCAAGGGCTGA